From Nilaparvata lugens isolate BPH chromosome 7, ASM1435652v1, whole genome shotgun sequence, one genomic window encodes:
- the LOC111045935 gene encoding ras-related protein Rab-9A has protein sequence MASHALGGPRPPNRNVLLKIVILGDGGVGKSCLMNRYVNNQFNDNSFHTIGVEFLNKDVKINDETYTMQIWDTAGQERFKSLRTPFYRGTDICMLTFAVDDRTSFKNLTMWKNEFLHYANIKDASTFPFIVVASKADISAEKREVSESEIKCWCEVNDNVPYIETSSKDATNVDTAFALGVDSWKRLEEALDKSNNYVADTVNLSRLSQRNSSKCCTN, from the exons ATGGCTTCACACGCGCTAGGCGGACCTCGTCCTCCAAACAGAAACGTACTGTTAAAAATAGTAATTCTTGGTGATGGTGGTGTTGGAAAATCTTGTTTGATGAACAGATATGTTAATAATCAGTTCAATGACAATTCTTTCCATACTATTGGTGTTGAATTTCTAAACAAAGACGTGAAGATAAATGATGAAACGTACACAATGCAG ATCTGGGACACTGCAGGCCAAGAAAGATTCAAAAGCCTTAGAACGCCATTTTATAGAGGGACAGACATTTGTATGCTGACGTTTGCAGTTGACGATAGAACAAGTTTCAAGAACCTGACAATGTGGAAGAATGAATTTCTCCATTACGCCAATATCAAAGATGCCTCAACATTCCCATTCATTGTCGTGGCCAGTAAG GCTGATATAAGTGCTGAAAAACGAGAAGTGAGTGAATCTGAAATCAAGTGCTGGTGTGAAGTGAACGACAACGTGCCTTACATCGAGACGAGCTCTAAGGATGCGACCAACGTGGACACTGCCTTCGCCCTGGGTGTCGACAGCTGGAAGAGGCTAGAGGAGGCCCTCGACAAATCCAACAACTATGTGGCCGACACCGTCAACCTGTCACGACTTTCCCAGCGCAACAGTTCCAAATGTTGTACCAACTAG